A single genomic interval of Rubripirellula reticaptiva harbors:
- a CDS encoding ThuA domain-containing protein, which produces MRFFAFLFSMALSFAVATANDGPLVYQGDAGVGVGKHIVFLAGDHEYRSEEALPALARIMAKHHGFKCTVLFNIDSKTGFIEPGNSNMPHTDAIADADLLVFGLRFQNFPAEQMQPIVDYLNRGGPVVGTRTSTHAFKIPKDSPFARFDHKYSGEEMKGGFGRQILGETWVSHYGKNHVMSTRLDIAPEQAGHPILRGVKNPWVESGGYWVDPMPNSVVLANAQPLESMSPDAAPAKDKTPCPGVWTRTYSGENGATGRVFTTTYGASEDLRNDGFRRLMVNGSLWAMGLEDSISADLKTDFVGPYHPTTFGFKGFRRGVKPLDMSDWDTPIMNPENPSKD; this is translated from the coding sequence ATGCGTTTTTTTGCGTTTCTATTTTCGATGGCTCTTTCGTTTGCAGTTGCGACGGCCAATGACGGACCGCTCGTCTATCAGGGCGATGCAGGTGTCGGCGTCGGCAAGCACATTGTGTTTCTAGCCGGCGATCACGAATACCGAAGCGAAGAAGCACTGCCAGCGCTCGCTCGTATCATGGCAAAGCATCACGGTTTCAAATGCACGGTGCTGTTCAACATCGACTCCAAAACAGGATTCATCGAGCCAGGCAATAGCAACATGCCACATACAGACGCGATCGCGGATGCGGACTTATTGGTGTTCGGCCTGCGATTCCAAAACTTTCCCGCCGAACAAATGCAACCAATTGTCGATTACCTCAATCGCGGTGGCCCGGTCGTCGGCACGCGAACAAGCACGCACGCCTTTAAGATCCCGAAAGATTCACCATTTGCCAGGTTCGACCATAAATACAGCGGTGAAGAAATGAAGGGCGGATTCGGCCGGCAGATCTTGGGTGAAACCTGGGTCAGCCACTACGGCAAGAACCACGTCATGAGCACCCGACTAGACATTGCACCGGAGCAAGCAGGGCACCCGATCCTGCGAGGTGTGAAGAACCCTTGGGTTGAATCTGGCGGCTACTGGGTCGATCCAATGCCAAACTCGGTGGTACTGGCGAACGCCCAACCGCTCGAAAGCATGAGCCCCGATGCTGCGCCGGCAAAGGATAAAACTCCCTGCCCAGGCGTTTGGACACGAACCTATTCGGGTGAAAACGGAGCGACCGGGCGTGTCTTCACGACGACCTACGGCGCATCGGAAGACTTGCGCAACGACGGATTCCGACGTCTGATGGTCAACGGAAGCCTGTGGGCGATGGGTCTGGAAGACTCGATCAGCGCGGACCTGAAAACGGACTTTGTCGGCCCCTACCACCCGACCACTTTCGGCTTCAAAGGATTCCGCCGCGGAGTGAAACCGCTGGACATGTCCGACTGGGACACACCGATCATGAATCCGGAAAATCCCAGCAAGGATTAG
- a CDS encoding ArsR/SmtB family transcription factor: MNDSFTPPSCDSKIDDPLSEEQFHRIAKAIADPQRFAILSCIAATTEIPCKTLVAEFPVTQATISHHLKELVAANLIHSRREGQMAILSCRRDVCDAYARYLVRRLVTPADRSER; this comes from the coding sequence ATGAATGATTCGTTTACACCGCCGAGCTGCGATTCGAAAATCGATGACCCACTATCCGAGGAACAGTTTCACCGGATCGCCAAAGCAATCGCTGACCCCCAGCGGTTTGCCATTCTAAGTTGCATCGCAGCGACGACAGAGATTCCCTGCAAAACGTTAGTCGCGGAATTTCCCGTGACTCAGGCCACGATCTCGCACCATCTGAAGGAACTGGTGGCGGCGAATTTGATCCATTCGCGGCGCGAGGGGCAAATGGCGATTCTGTCTTGCCGACGGGACGTTTGTGATGCCTATGCCCGCTACCTGGTGCGGCGACTGGTGACACCCGCCGATCGATCGGAACGGTAG
- a CDS encoding DUF1501 domain-containing protein — MKNPNESSLCRSFGVPHVQHAHNRRQFLASAGAGFGALALQGMLSSQASDTAHPLTLHHRQTAKSVIFLFMEGGPSQMDTFDRKPLLNKLAGQGLPSSFKTPITAMGEHGAPLLASKRKWSRYGESGLEISDWFPNVARHADDLAIIRSCYGEGINHSGGCNLMNTGSILGGRPSLGSWITYGLGSENQDLPAFVVMTDQPKPATNGVRSWGPGFLPATYQGTPVGNGPNGEAIANLKRPPGVTFETQMQKLDLINRINSQHAMRLPNVSTLDARIRSYELAARMQSAAPEAVDLSIESAETQKLYGLDNKRTKNYGEICLLARRLVERGVRFIQLYSGTGSGWDAHANIEGNHGRYCGEVDLPIAGLLTDLKRRGLLDETLVVWGGEFGRTPMSEKGDGRDHNPTGFTMWMAGGGVRGGQVIGATDELGLYAIEERAHVHDIHASILHLMGLDRLKLSYNHQGRLERPTVNEGAMIRSLVT; from the coding sequence GTGAAGAATCCGAACGAATCGAGCCTGTGCCGCAGCTTCGGTGTGCCACACGTGCAACATGCGCATAACAGGCGTCAGTTCCTAGCTTCGGCTGGTGCGGGCTTTGGTGCGTTAGCGTTGCAAGGCATGTTGTCATCGCAGGCCAGCGACACGGCACATCCTTTAACACTGCACCACCGCCAGACCGCAAAGAGCGTGATCTTTCTGTTCATGGAAGGCGGCCCCAGCCAAATGGACACGTTTGATCGCAAGCCTCTATTGAATAAGCTGGCGGGCCAAGGTTTACCGTCCAGTTTCAAAACGCCGATCACGGCGATGGGCGAACATGGCGCGCCGCTGCTAGCTTCGAAACGAAAATGGTCGCGTTATGGCGAAAGCGGTCTTGAGATCAGTGACTGGTTTCCGAACGTCGCCCGGCATGCGGACGACTTGGCGATCATCCGATCTTGCTATGGCGAAGGCATCAATCATTCCGGTGGCTGCAATTTGATGAACACCGGCTCGATCCTGGGTGGCCGCCCATCGCTGGGGTCGTGGATCACCTACGGGCTGGGCAGTGAAAACCAAGATTTGCCTGCGTTCGTAGTGATGACGGACCAGCCGAAACCGGCCACCAACGGCGTGCGAAGTTGGGGACCGGGGTTCTTGCCGGCGACCTATCAAGGCACGCCGGTTGGCAACGGCCCCAACGGTGAAGCGATTGCGAACCTTAAACGGCCACCTGGTGTGACGTTCGAAACCCAGATGCAAAAGCTGGACCTGATCAACCGCATCAATTCCCAGCACGCAATGCGGTTGCCAAACGTTTCGACACTCGACGCCAGAATCCGATCATACGAATTGGCCGCCCGAATGCAATCGGCTGCACCAGAGGCGGTGGACCTGTCAATCGAATCCGCCGAAACGCAGAAGCTTTACGGATTAGACAATAAACGGACCAAAAACTACGGCGAAATCTGCTTACTGGCTCGCCGCTTAGTTGAACGAGGCGTCCGGTTCATCCAGCTTTATAGCGGCACCGGCAGCGGCTGGGATGCCCACGCCAACATCGAAGGCAATCACGGCCGGTACTGCGGCGAAGTCGACTTGCCAATCGCCGGATTGTTGACTGATCTGAAACGTCGCGGATTGCTAGACGAAACGTTGGTCGTATGGGGTGGTGAGTTTGGACGGACACCGATGAGTGAGAAAGGCGATGGGCGCGACCACAATCCAACGGGGTTTACGATGTGGATGGCGGGCGGAGGCGTGCGCGGCGGACAAGTGATTGGCGCGACCGACGAACTCGGCTTGTACGCCATCGAAGAACGCGCTCACGTCCACGACATTCATGCAAGTATCCTGCATTTAATGGGACTCGATCGACTAAAGTTGTCCTACAACCACCAAGGCCGACTCGAACGTCCCACCGTCAATGAGGGAGCGATGATCCGGTCTCTTGTCACGTGA
- a CDS encoding CPBP family intramembrane glutamic endopeptidase — protein MDELETDDPQSDDQSPEDFFFTAVLFESALGAVAILLGWLLGPDTRAAIPEIDLAWPIDWESLQPIGIGLGYGLIATIPMLVAIDGLRRLPWEPVRKLERLSDDGVIQSLLQLRASEMIVISLCAGIGEELLFRGWLMPWLSRGWTAVQPAEISAPMAMAVGLVGSSIAFGLVHPLTKLYIVVATVMGFYFGGLLIWSGNLLVPITAHAAYDTVQLLMTARSARKLQTA, from the coding sequence GTGGACGAACTTGAAACCGACGACCCTCAATCCGACGATCAATCGCCCGAGGATTTCTTTTTTACGGCAGTACTCTTCGAATCAGCGTTAGGCGCAGTTGCGATTCTATTGGGTTGGCTATTGGGCCCAGACACTCGGGCGGCGATCCCCGAAATCGATCTGGCATGGCCAATCGATTGGGAATCGCTGCAGCCAATCGGCATCGGCTTGGGATATGGCTTGATTGCGACCATCCCGATGCTAGTGGCGATTGACGGTTTACGGCGTCTGCCGTGGGAACCTGTTCGCAAGCTGGAACGCCTAAGCGACGATGGCGTGATCCAATCGCTGTTGCAATTGCGAGCGTCCGAAATGATCGTGATCAGCCTGTGCGCAGGGATCGGCGAAGAATTGCTGTTTCGCGGCTGGCTGATGCCTTGGCTATCGCGGGGCTGGACGGCCGTGCAGCCAGCCGAAATCTCGGCACCAATGGCGATGGCGGTGGGGCTGGTCGGTTCATCGATTGCATTCGGCTTGGTTCACCCGCTGACGAAGCTCTACATCGTCGTGGCGACCGTGATGGGGTTCTACTTCGGCGGTCTGTTGATTTGGAGCGGCAATCTGCTGGTCCCAATCACTGCCCACGCAGCTTACGACACGGTGCAATTACTGATGACGGCAAGATCTGCCAGAAAATTGCAAACTGCGTAG
- a CDS encoding sigma-54-dependent transcriptional regulator gives MSSDSHNVDFDPASLKLLVVDNEAAHARAMTESLEKVGYVCEVATSGPEAVKLIQRETYDIVITDMVMNDVDGMKVLSLAKERLPDCEVVMVTGHATVPIAVEAMQQGAFNFLEKPITPNRLRAIAEKAAKAVLLRRENTELHQRLDERFGFEGIIYTSKKMQDVVDRVRRIASTDATVLITGENGTGKEVIAQAIHQNSPRRAKRIVAMNTGAIAENLVESELFGHVKGSFTGAVSDREGAFQYANGGTLFLDEVGDMPMATQIKLLRVLEENQITRVGDNKTIKVNVRLISATNRPLEDMIEAGTFRRDLYHRLKVVTIELPALRERREDVVPLMDSFRKMFLRRHDKATAHFTPAVTKRFFAYDWPGNVRQLRNFVETMVVLDTDGKLDIDDLPPELIDAPAESDGNETALTLVTGDNDLVGQPLSVIERWAIEETLKLTGDNREEAAKILGIGARTLYRRLDQYKHDEDAAGEMPIDED, from the coding sequence ATGTCATCCGATTCCCACAACGTCGATTTTGATCCCGCTAGTCTGAAGTTGTTGGTCGTCGACAACGAGGCCGCGCACGCGCGGGCGATGACCGAAAGCCTGGAAAAGGTCGGATACGTTTGCGAAGTTGCAACTAGCGGTCCAGAAGCGGTCAAATTGATCCAGCGTGAAACATACGACATTGTCATCACCGATATGGTGATGAATGACGTTGACGGCATGAAAGTCCTCAGTCTGGCAAAAGAACGATTGCCAGACTGCGAGGTCGTGATGGTGACCGGCCACGCGACCGTTCCTATCGCCGTCGAGGCGATGCAGCAAGGCGCGTTCAACTTTCTAGAAAAGCCAATCACCCCCAACCGTTTGCGCGCGATCGCTGAAAAAGCAGCCAAGGCTGTTCTACTGCGCCGCGAGAATACGGAACTGCATCAGCGACTCGACGAACGGTTCGGCTTCGAAGGCATCATCTACACCAGCAAGAAGATGCAGGATGTCGTTGACCGCGTCCGACGGATCGCGTCGACCGACGCAACGGTGCTGATCACCGGCGAGAACGGAACAGGCAAAGAAGTCATCGCTCAAGCAATCCACCAAAACAGTCCTCGCCGCGCCAAACGAATCGTGGCGATGAACACCGGCGCGATCGCCGAGAACCTGGTCGAAAGCGAACTGTTCGGACACGTCAAAGGATCGTTCACTGGCGCGGTTTCCGATCGTGAAGGTGCTTTCCAATATGCCAACGGCGGTACCTTGTTCTTAGACGAAGTCGGCGACATGCCGATGGCGACACAGATCAAATTGCTGCGAGTGCTCGAAGAAAACCAAATCACACGGGTCGGCGATAACAAAACGATCAAGGTCAACGTTCGATTGATTTCGGCCACCAACCGGCCGCTCGAAGACATGATCGAAGCGGGCACGTTTCGCCGCGACCTGTACCATCGATTGAAGGTCGTCACTATCGAATTACCGGCGCTTCGCGAGCGACGCGAAGACGTCGTCCCGCTGATGGACAGTTTTCGAAAAATGTTCTTGCGGCGACATGACAAAGCCACCGCACACTTCACACCCGCGGTGACAAAGCGTTTCTTTGCCTATGATTGGCCAGGCAACGTTCGACAGCTCCGCAATTTTGTCGAAACCATGGTCGTACTCGATACCGACGGCAAGTTAGACATCGATGATTTACCGCCTGAACTGATTGACGCCCCCGCCGAATCAGACGGCAACGAAACGGCACTGACATTAGTAACGGGCGACAACGACTTAGTCGGACAACCGCTGAGTGTCATCGAACGTTGGGCAATTGAAGAGACCCTAAAGCTAACTGGCGACAACCGCGAAGAGGCCGCCAAGATCCTAGGAATTGGTGCCCGAACATTGTACCGACGTTTGGACCAATACAAGCATGACGAGGACGCCGCCGGCGAGATGCCCATCGACGAAGACTGA
- the carB gene encoding carbamoyl-phosphate synthase large subunit, whose translation MPARDDIKTIMIIGSGPIVIGQACEFDYSGTQACKALREEGYRVVLVNSNPATIMTDPATADATYIEPLTWQIIEKIIAKERPDALLPTLGGQTALNAAMELEANGILKKYNVEMIGANTAVIAKAEERDQFKSAMEKIGLDVCKGFTIGTLEEARAALKEVGLPAVVRPSFTMGGSGSAIAYNKDEFDSLVQNGLDQSPVTEVLIEESIIGWKEYEMEVMRDVDDNVVIICSIENFDAMGVHTGDSITVAPAQTLTDKEYQRMRDASLAVIREIGVETGGSNIQFAIEPDTGRMIVIEMNPRVSRSSALASKATGFPIAKIAAKLAVGYRLWELTNDITQKTKACFEPTIDYVVTKIPRFAFEKFPEADATLMTQMKSVGETMAIGRNFRESFQKAMRGLEVGAFGLGSDNRDKWGTDEQPDEDEITAKLSIPNADRIFYIRYAMKAGMTIEQIHELTHIDVWFLDHLSQIIEEETRLIKIESLATITVDEMRSAKRNGFSDRQLAKIFGSTEKKVRAHRKEMGIRPVFKSVDTCAAEFEAYTPYYYSSYESETELPPKGDQKRIMILGGGPNRIGQGIEFDYCCCHASYALREIGIESVMVNSNPETVSTDYDTSDILFFEPLTIEDVLNICDDIQPDGVIVQFGGQTPLNLARGLQEAGVPIIGTSVDTIDAAEDRELFQQLINELGLRQPPSGIARNMEQARRQGKIIGFPMLVRPSFVLGGRAMEICYDQPQFERYVAEAFVVADGQPVLIDRFLEDATEVDVDAIADGTDCVIMGIMEHIEEAGVHSGDSACAIPTFSLSESILTEIREATAKLAARLKVIGLMNIQFAIKDEEDGQKVYVLEVNPRASRTAPFVAKATGVPVAGIATKVMTGMTLKELGITSEPTPRHVSIKESVFPFRKFAGVDIVLGPEMRSTGEVMGISSDFSMAFAKSQIAAGSVLPESGKIFMSLSARHKEAAIAIGKELIGLGFELLATAGTAARLKEGGVAVTQVKKIAEGHPNLIDFLKNDDVQLILNTPSGKGARTDEGRIRAAAVQAGVPCITTIAAAEVAVKAMTAMKAGAMNVESLQSRYATT comes from the coding sequence GTGCCCGCCCGCGACGACATCAAAACCATCATGATCATTGGCAGCGGCCCCATCGTGATCGGCCAAGCCTGCGAGTTTGACTATTCAGGCACTCAAGCCTGCAAAGCACTTCGTGAAGAGGGTTACCGGGTCGTTCTGGTTAACAGCAACCCCGCCACGATCATGACCGATCCGGCAACGGCGGACGCGACCTACATCGAACCGCTGACCTGGCAGATCATTGAAAAGATCATTGCCAAAGAACGCCCCGACGCATTGTTGCCGACTTTGGGCGGCCAAACGGCACTCAACGCTGCGATGGAACTGGAAGCCAACGGAATTCTGAAAAAATACAACGTCGAAATGATCGGCGCGAACACAGCCGTGATCGCTAAAGCCGAAGAACGCGACCAGTTCAAATCTGCGATGGAAAAGATCGGGCTAGATGTCTGCAAAGGCTTCACGATCGGAACGCTTGAAGAAGCTCGCGCAGCGCTAAAAGAAGTCGGTTTGCCCGCCGTCGTTCGCCCTAGCTTTACGATGGGTGGGTCGGGATCGGCGATCGCCTATAACAAAGACGAATTCGATTCGCTGGTTCAAAACGGGCTCGATCAATCGCCGGTTACCGAAGTCTTGATCGAAGAATCGATCATCGGCTGGAAAGAATACGAGATGGAAGTGATGCGCGACGTTGATGACAATGTCGTCATCATCTGCAGCATCGAAAACTTTGACGCCATGGGCGTGCACACAGGCGACTCGATCACGGTGGCCCCGGCCCAAACGTTGACGGACAAAGAATACCAACGCATGCGTGACGCATCGCTGGCCGTGATTCGTGAAATCGGCGTCGAAACCGGTGGCAGTAACATTCAGTTTGCGATCGAGCCCGATACCGGCCGCATGATCGTGATCGAGATGAATCCACGGGTCAGCCGGTCTAGCGCGCTTGCGAGTAAGGCAACCGGCTTCCCCATCGCAAAGATCGCCGCCAAGTTGGCGGTCGGATATCGATTGTGGGAATTGACCAACGACATCACGCAAAAGACCAAAGCGTGTTTTGAACCAACAATCGATTATGTCGTCACCAAGATTCCGCGATTCGCGTTTGAAAAATTTCCCGAAGCCGATGCGACGCTGATGACGCAAATGAAGAGCGTTGGCGAAACGATGGCGATCGGTCGCAACTTTCGCGAGTCCTTTCAAAAGGCAATGCGGGGACTCGAAGTCGGCGCATTCGGCTTGGGTAGCGATAACCGCGATAAGTGGGGCACCGACGAACAGCCCGACGAAGACGAAATCACCGCCAAGCTGAGCATCCCGAACGCCGACCGGATCTTCTATATCCGTTACGCGATGAAGGCGGGAATGACAATCGAACAAATCCACGAACTGACGCACATTGACGTTTGGTTCTTGGATCATCTCTCGCAAATCATCGAGGAAGAAACTCGCCTAATCAAGATTGAATCGCTTGCAACCATTACGGTTGATGAAATGCGATCGGCCAAACGCAATGGTTTCTCGGATCGCCAATTGGCGAAGATCTTCGGTTCGACTGAAAAGAAGGTCCGTGCTCACCGCAAAGAAATGGGCATTCGCCCGGTCTTCAAGAGCGTCGATACATGTGCCGCCGAGTTCGAAGCCTACACGCCGTATTACTACAGCAGCTATGAATCTGAAACCGAGTTGCCGCCCAAGGGCGATCAAAAGCGAATCATGATTCTTGGCGGTGGACCGAACCGAATTGGCCAAGGGATCGAGTTCGATTATTGCTGTTGTCACGCCAGCTATGCCCTCCGCGAGATCGGCATCGAAAGCGTGATGGTCAACAGCAATCCCGAAACGGTCAGTACCGACTATGACACGTCGGACATCTTGTTCTTTGAACCACTGACAATCGAAGATGTGCTGAACATCTGCGACGACATTCAACCGGATGGCGTGATCGTCCAATTCGGTGGTCAGACGCCATTGAACCTAGCACGCGGATTGCAAGAAGCGGGTGTTCCGATCATCGGAACTAGCGTCGACACGATCGATGCAGCCGAAGACCGCGAACTATTCCAGCAACTGATCAACGAACTTGGTTTGCGACAACCGCCAAGCGGCATCGCGAGGAACATGGAGCAGGCGCGTCGCCAAGGTAAGATCATTGGGTTCCCGATGCTGGTTCGTCCTAGCTTTGTGTTGGGCGGCCGGGCGATGGAAATCTGCTATGACCAACCGCAGTTCGAACGGTATGTTGCCGAGGCCTTTGTCGTTGCCGACGGACAACCTGTGCTGATCGACCGCTTCTTGGAAGACGCCACCGAAGTCGACGTTGATGCGATCGCGGACGGCACGGACTGTGTCATCATGGGAATCATGGAACACATCGAAGAGGCAGGCGTGCACTCGGGCGACTCGGCCTGCGCGATCCCAACGTTCAGCCTCAGCGAATCTATCCTAACTGAGATTCGCGAAGCGACCGCCAAGCTTGCTGCTCGCTTGAAGGTCATCGGCTTGATGAACATCCAGTTCGCAATCAAAGACGAAGAAGACGGCCAGAAGGTTTACGTTCTGGAAGTCAATCCGCGTGCTAGCCGCACCGCTCCCTTTGTCGCTAAAGCAACCGGCGTCCCCGTCGCCGGAATCGCGACCAAGGTCATGACCGGCATGACCCTGAAAGAACTCGGCATCACCAGCGAACCGACTCCGCGGCACGTTTCGATCAAAGAAAGCGTGTTCCCGTTCCGCAAATTTGCGGGCGTCGACATCGTGCTTGGCCCAGAAATGCGCAGCACCGGCGAAGTCATGGGCATCAGCAGCGATTTCTCGATGGCGTTTGCCAAGAGCCAGATTGCGGCCGGTAGCGTGCTGCCCGAGTCCGGCAAGATTTTTATGAGCTTGTCGGCTCGTCACAAGGAAGCTGCAATCGCGATTGGTAAAGAACTGATCGGCCTGGGCTTTGAATTGTTGGCGACCGCCGGCACCGCGGCTCGCTTGAAAGAAGGCGGCGTCGCTGTGACGCAGGTCAAGAAGATCGCCGAAGGTCATCCCAACTTGATCGACTTCCTAAAGAACGACGATGTCCAGTTGATTCTCAACACGCCGAGCGGCAAAGGTGCCCGAACGGACGAAGGACGCATTCGCGCGGCCGCTGTCCAAGCGGGCGTTCCCTGCATCACGACGATTGCGGCTGCGGAAGTTGCAGTCAAAGCGATGACTGCGATGAAAGCTGGTGCGATGAATGTTGAATCGCTGCAAAGTCGTTACGCGACCACCTAA
- a CDS encoding PSD1 and planctomycete cytochrome C domain-containing protein: protein MQNLPPSRRSRFVLVATSIAAMVVAVLCAFPFSILANAESKAETSEQSMRFFESRIRPILIDRCYECHSGESKEGGLRLDQHDSISVGGDSGAAAIAGDPDSSLLMAAIRYDGLEMPPDQPLSDAEKADFATWIRQGAFWPIAKTASSIPGGPGSDETDPASDQGWASHPIATGPLPDPVPGIRSPTVIDRYIDAGLHSAGLHRAPTADRIRLIRRLSYDLLGVPPSPESIDRFVADRRPNAYVRLVDSMFADPAYGTRMARLWLDLVRYAESDGWRADAYRPQAWRYRDFVAGAFNDKMPYDEFVSLQIAGDEISPGDDRALAAVGFLRLGIFEYNQRDAEGQWQNIVDEMTDVTADVFLATGLACAKCHDHKFDPIPRSDYFRLRSVFEPVVFVDRAIPTAVPEQENEVNDLLAELSSVEGEEVRKMSDAHAERFPADVLSAYRKSPSERNSYEHQLAYLVARQVFEEGLQDGKVKSALGPERYKRRGEILHRLSELGANPYTLDVMISVADATGPTRPTRLPGRSQGSEFQPGIPQWFGGQDLEPTPPAESPQSSGRRSALAAWITSPDNPVTARVMVNRLWQYHFGQGIVRSPNDFGSLGEQPTHPQLLDHLASRFIDSGWSIQSIQREIVTSETYKQSAVNPDAESAMDIDAGNRLIWHHPVRRLDAEQYRDSLLIAMNSLIDEVGGPGPSGTQGRRSIYLRRFRNKSDEMLATLDAPPGVVGTARRDVTTTAPQSLMMMNNPRILSVAKSFSARVRKDVQGIAPEQRSDAFIDRAHRILTGVAPDDEVRHWLSPLVQSGEDGEVNVCHVLLNSNAFLFVE from the coding sequence TTGCAAAATCTCCCCCCAAGCCGTCGCAGTCGTTTCGTCCTTGTTGCCACATCCATCGCGGCAATGGTCGTCGCTGTGTTATGTGCGTTTCCGTTTTCGATCTTGGCAAACGCCGAATCCAAAGCGGAGACGAGCGAACAATCGATGCGTTTTTTCGAGTCTCGCATTCGACCAATCTTGATCGACCGCTGTTACGAGTGTCACAGCGGCGAATCCAAAGAGGGCGGATTGCGGCTAGATCAACACGATTCGATTTCGGTGGGCGGCGATAGCGGTGCGGCGGCGATCGCGGGTGACCCTGACTCCAGCCTATTGATGGCGGCGATCCGATATGACGGTCTTGAAATGCCACCGGATCAGCCACTTAGTGACGCCGAGAAAGCCGACTTTGCGACTTGGATTCGACAAGGTGCGTTTTGGCCGATCGCGAAAACGGCAAGCTCAATTCCCGGCGGCCCTGGTTCGGATGAAACCGATCCTGCGTCTGATCAAGGCTGGGCATCGCATCCCATCGCGACAGGCCCGTTGCCCGATCCAGTCCCCGGCATTCGATCTCCAACCGTCATCGATCGCTACATCGACGCGGGTCTACATAGTGCCGGACTTCATCGTGCACCGACGGCCGATCGCATCCGATTGATTCGCCGCTTGTCGTACGACTTGCTCGGCGTCCCGCCATCCCCAGAATCGATCGATCGATTTGTCGCCGACCGTCGTCCGAATGCTTACGTGCGATTGGTCGATTCGATGTTCGCTGACCCAGCGTACGGCACCCGGATGGCTCGGCTATGGCTGGATCTGGTTCGCTATGCAGAATCCGATGGATGGCGAGCCGACGCTTATCGGCCCCAAGCATGGCGGTATCGTGATTTCGTCGCCGGCGCGTTCAATGACAAAATGCCGTACGACGAATTCGTATCGCTTCAGATCGCGGGCGACGAAATTTCGCCTGGCGATGATCGTGCGCTGGCAGCCGTTGGATTTTTACGCCTTGGGATTTTTGAATACAACCAACGCGATGCCGAAGGCCAATGGCAAAACATCGTCGACGAGATGACCGACGTGACGGCCGACGTTTTCTTGGCAACGGGTTTAGCGTGTGCAAAATGCCACGACCACAAGTTCGATCCGATTCCCCGGTCAGACTACTTTCGGCTGCGGAGTGTTTTTGAACCCGTCGTGTTTGTCGATCGCGCGATCCCGACGGCGGTCCCAGAACAAGAAAATGAAGTCAATGACCTGCTAGCCGAACTGTCGTCGGTCGAGGGTGAAGAAGTCCGCAAGATGAGCGACGCACACGCGGAACGTTTTCCAGCTGACGTGCTGTCGGCGTACCGCAAATCACCATCCGAACGCAATTCCTACGAACATCAACTCGCTTACTTAGTCGCTCGGCAAGTCTTCGAAGAAGGACTGCAGGACGGAAAAGTCAAAAGCGCATTAGGCCCCGAGCGATACAAAAGACGCGGTGAAATCTTGCACCGGCTCAGCGAGTTGGGTGCGAATCCGTATACGCTGGACGTCATGATCAGCGTCGCCGACGCGACCGGTCCAACCAGACCGACTCGTTTGCCAGGACGCAGCCAAGGCAGCGAGTTTCAACCTGGCATCCCACAATGGTTCGGCGGTCAGGATCTAGAACCGACGCCACCAGCCGAATCACCTCAATCGAGCGGTCGTAGATCTGCACTCGCCGCTTGGATCACGTCGCCGGACAACCCCGTGACGGCGCGAGTGATGGTCAATCGGCTGTGGCAGTATCACTTTGGACAAGGCATCGTCCGCAGCCCTAACGACTTTGGCAGCCTTGGCGAGCAGCCAACGCATCCCCAACTGCTGGATCATTTGGCTAGTCGGTTCATCGACTCTGGCTGGTCTATCCAATCGATCCAGCGAGAAATTGTGACCAGTGAGACTTACAAACAATCCGCCGTTAATCCGGATGCCGAATCAGCGATGGATATTGATGCCGGCAACCGACTGATCTGGCATCACCCGGTTCGTCGCCTCGATGCGGAACAGTACCGGGATTCGCTGTTGATCGCGATGAACAGTTTGATCGATGAAGTTGGCGGCCCAGGGCCTTCGGGTACTCAAGGTCGACGGTCGATATATCTGCGTCGGTTCCGAAACAAGTCCGACGAAATGCTTGCGACCTTGGATGCACCGCCCGGCGTGGTCGGGACCGCCCGGCGAGACGTGACGACAACCGCTCCCCAGTCGCTAATGATGATGAACAACCCGCGGATCTTGTCAGTCGCAAAGTCCTTTTCGGCTCGTGTCCGAAAAGACGTTCAAGGGATTGCACCTGAGCAGCGTTCAGATGCGTTCATCGACCGGGCGCACCGCATTCTGACCGGCGTCGCCCCGGATGACGAAGTTCGTCATTGGCTGTCGCCACTGGTTCAGTCAGGTGAAGACGGCGAAGTCAACGTTTGCCACGTCTTGCTAAACAGCAACGCATTCCTGTTCGTGGAGTAA